A single genomic interval of Variovorax sp. PMC12 harbors:
- a CDS encoding DUF6285 domain-containing protein gives MPNSVPPAGTLLLAAARYLEDELLPTLDGYHRFQARVTANVLRIVERELRLGQPHDEASKAVSRELADAIRAGEIPIDADLAAQLRQGLGEALAINNPKWPHTERPA, from the coding sequence ATGCCGAACTCCGTCCCTCCCGCCGGCACCCTGCTGCTGGCCGCCGCCCGCTACCTCGAAGACGAACTGCTGCCCACGCTGGACGGCTACCACCGCTTCCAGGCGCGCGTGACGGCGAACGTGCTGCGCATCGTGGAGCGCGAACTGCGCCTCGGCCAGCCGCACGATGAAGCCTCCAAGGCCGTGAGCCGCGAGCTGGCCGACGCCATCCGCGCAGGCGAGATACCCATCGACGCCGACCTGGCCGCGCAGCTGCGCCAAGGCCTGGGCGAGGCGCTCGCCATCAACAACCCGAAGTGGCCACATACCGAAAGACCCGCATGA
- a CDS encoding acyl-CoA synthetase — MSQVFLDQRSMARDALMQRALRAARGFDTAGVREGDAIALLLRNDFAFFEAQQAAAALGAYAVPINWHGKPEEVLYILNDVAPKVVVGHADLLAPVREHIPAGTVVITVPTPPEAVRAFSLAEAATQVPADAAEWNAWLGAFAPWDGPPRRSRATMIYTSGTTGRAKGVKRDAATPEQAAAYVQLMRRVYGLQPGVRALIGGPLYHSSPNAYARQALPICDLLVMQTRFDAEAVLAAIERHRISHMVAVPTMFVRMLKLPEDVRERYDLSSLKWVTHTGAPCSAETKCALMDWWGPVVYETYGGTEVGTATLSTPEDWLAFPGSVGRLNPDARMVLYGEDGQPVAPGEVGEIFVRVPAYADFTYHNHPEKRKEVERDGLISCGDVGYVKDDHLYLCDRRSDMVISAGVNIYPAEIEAVLLQCPLVRDCAVFGIPDEEMGESLAAAVEPMPGTAPDADALRAFLEDRIARYKVPRRFDFHAALPREDSGKIFKRRLRDPFWQAAGRKI, encoded by the coding sequence ATGAGCCAGGTGTTCCTCGACCAGCGCAGCATGGCGCGCGACGCCCTGATGCAGCGCGCGCTGCGCGCCGCGCGCGGCTTCGATACGGCGGGCGTGCGAGAAGGCGATGCCATCGCGCTGCTGCTGCGCAACGACTTCGCCTTCTTCGAAGCGCAGCAGGCGGCCGCCGCGCTCGGCGCCTACGCGGTGCCCATCAACTGGCACGGCAAACCCGAAGAGGTGCTCTACATACTGAACGATGTGGCGCCGAAGGTGGTGGTCGGGCATGCCGACCTTCTCGCGCCGGTGCGCGAACACATTCCCGCTGGCACCGTGGTCATCACCGTGCCCACGCCGCCCGAGGCGGTCCGCGCCTTCTCGCTGGCCGAAGCCGCGACGCAGGTGCCGGCCGATGCGGCGGAATGGAACGCCTGGCTCGGAGCCTTCGCGCCATGGGACGGCCCGCCGCGGCGCAGCCGCGCGACCATGATCTACACCTCGGGCACCACCGGCCGGGCCAAGGGCGTGAAACGCGACGCGGCCACGCCGGAACAGGCTGCCGCGTACGTGCAGCTGATGCGCCGCGTTTACGGCCTGCAGCCGGGCGTGCGGGCGCTCATCGGCGGCCCGCTGTACCACTCCTCGCCCAACGCCTACGCACGCCAGGCCTTGCCGATCTGCGACCTGCTGGTGATGCAGACCCGGTTCGACGCCGAGGCCGTGCTCGCCGCCATCGAGCGGCACCGCATCAGCCACATGGTGGCCGTGCCAACCATGTTCGTGCGCATGCTCAAGCTGCCCGAAGACGTGCGCGAGCGCTACGACTTGAGTTCCCTGAAGTGGGTGACACACACCGGCGCGCCCTGCTCGGCCGAGACCAAGTGCGCCCTCATGGACTGGTGGGGCCCGGTGGTCTACGAGACCTACGGCGGCACCGAGGTCGGCACCGCCACGCTCAGCACGCCCGAAGACTGGCTCGCCTTCCCCGGCAGCGTGGGCCGGCTCAACCCCGATGCGCGCATGGTGCTCTACGGAGAAGACGGCCAGCCGGTGGCGCCCGGCGAGGTCGGCGAGATCTTCGTGCGCGTGCCGGCCTACGCCGACTTCACGTACCACAACCATCCCGAAAAGCGGAAAGAGGTGGAGCGCGACGGCCTCATCAGCTGCGGCGACGTCGGCTACGTGAAGGACGACCACCTCTACCTGTGCGACCGCCGCTCCGACATGGTGATTTCGGCCGGCGTGAACATCTATCCGGCCGAGATCGAGGCCGTGTTGCTGCAGTGTCCGCTCGTGCGCGACTGCGCCGTCTTCGGCATACCCGACGAGGAAATGGGCGAATCGCTGGCCGCGGCCGTCGAGCCGATGCCCGGCACCGCACCCGACGCCGATGCGCTGCGCGCCTTTCTGGAGGACCGCATCGCCAGGTACAAGGTGCCGCGCCGCTTCGACTTCCATGCCGCGCTGCCGCGAGAGGACAGCGGCAAGATCTTCAAGCGCCGGCTGCGCGACCCGTTCTGGCAGGCCGCGGGCCGGAAGATCTGA
- a CDS encoding AraC family transcriptional regulator — MPSAASATPAAYARPLLDKAHTEDSPPRGLHHTIPMCYVLSFLGGAQDRGMDVPALLARHGISPAMIDSPLSRVSVAQFAALLKHLRWRMRDELLGFGSRPVKLGTFVLATRQMMRCATLGEALRVGFGIYRLAIDEFSAHLRIEGAMARVVIGETAEGRRPGFIQSAFLYWVLGLSSWLVQQRIALREAALSRDLPSESYRESGHLFNVPMRFGAPTSSIAFDASWLAEPVMADPLHLQALSRELPGALLVRFRDHSSLTERVRLRLQHQLAAGLPSLEQTAWHLKMTPHSLRRRLAEHGTSFQGIKNALRRDAAIELLTRSSLPLSDISQQLAFSEPSTFHRSFKLWTGVAPGEYRRVHGTAQAGPECA, encoded by the coding sequence ATGCCGTCAGCTGCTTCCGCCACGCCAGCCGCGTATGCCCGGCCCTTGCTCGACAAGGCGCATACCGAGGACAGCCCGCCCCGAGGTCTTCATCACACGATCCCCATGTGCTACGTGCTTTCCTTCCTCGGCGGCGCGCAGGACCGTGGCATGGATGTGCCCGCGCTGCTGGCGCGCCACGGCATCTCTCCCGCGATGATTGATTCGCCGCTCTCGCGCGTTTCGGTGGCGCAGTTTGCCGCGCTGCTCAAGCACCTGCGCTGGCGCATGCGCGACGAACTGCTCGGCTTCGGAAGCCGACCCGTGAAGCTCGGCACCTTCGTGCTCGCAACGCGCCAGATGATGCGCTGCGCCACGCTGGGCGAGGCCTTGCGCGTGGGCTTCGGCATCTACCGCCTCGCCATCGACGAATTCAGCGCCCACCTGCGAATCGAAGGTGCGATGGCGCGCGTGGTCATCGGCGAGACTGCCGAGGGTCGGCGGCCCGGGTTCATCCAGTCGGCATTTCTGTACTGGGTGCTGGGGCTGTCGTCATGGCTGGTGCAGCAACGCATCGCGCTGCGCGAGGCCGCGCTCAGTCGCGATCTGCCGTCCGAGTCGTACCGGGAGAGCGGCCATCTGTTCAATGTTCCGATGCGCTTCGGCGCTCCCACCTCGAGCATCGCGTTCGATGCAAGCTGGCTCGCCGAGCCGGTCATGGCCGACCCCCTGCACCTTCAGGCGTTGTCCCGCGAACTGCCGGGTGCGCTGCTGGTGCGCTTTCGCGACCACTCGAGCCTGACCGAGCGCGTGCGCCTGCGGCTGCAGCACCAGCTTGCGGCGGGCCTGCCATCGCTCGAGCAGACTGCCTGGCACCTGAAGATGACGCCGCATTCGCTGCGGCGTCGCCTGGCCGAGCACGGCACCAGCTTCCAGGGCATCAAGAATGCGCTGCGCCGCGACGCGGCCATCGAGCTGCTGACGCGCTCCAGCCTGCCCTTGAGCGACATCTCGCAACAACTCGCCTTCTCGGAGCCCAGCACGTTCCATCGCAGCTTCAAGCTGTGGACCGGCGTGGCGCCGGGCGAGTACCGCCGCGTGCACGGCACCGCTCAGGCGGGCCCGGAGTGCGCCTGA
- a CDS encoding phosphotransferase family protein, which produces MDAPHIARRLALALQRHAGLHGSVEDLRRLTGGATKTTWSFDLLTVDGRRPMILQQMPTMTASASASPGLAAPKLDAAEDARVMIAARAHGVPAPAVLAVLDVHDGLERGYVTERVEGETLGRKLVSDPAYAGARRAMAAQAGTILAAIHSMPVAELPFLQRLSPARELEVYAGLLARTGFSHPALEYAVQWVRKNLPVDWPDTLVHSDFRTGNLIVGTEGIRCVLDWEIARVGDPMQDLGVLCMRTWRFGGAGEAGGFGAREDLYAAYERASGRPVDPLRVRFWEAFSNLKWAIGCVRRGLSVRADGSPASLELCAVGRRMEEPLWDFFQLIEA; this is translated from the coding sequence GTGGACGCCCCGCACATCGCGCGCCGCCTCGCCCTCGCGCTTCAGCGCCATGCGGGCCTGCATGGCAGCGTCGAGGACTTGCGCCGGCTCACCGGCGGCGCGACCAAGACGACCTGGTCGTTCGACCTGCTCACGGTTGACGGGCGCCGCCCGATGATCCTGCAGCAGATGCCCACAATGACCGCGTCGGCATCGGCATCCCCCGGCCTCGCCGCGCCCAAGCTCGACGCGGCCGAAGACGCGCGCGTGATGATCGCGGCGCGCGCGCACGGCGTGCCGGCACCCGCGGTGCTCGCCGTGCTCGACGTGCACGACGGCCTCGAGCGCGGCTACGTCACCGAACGCGTCGAGGGCGAGACGCTGGGGCGAAAGCTCGTGTCCGACCCGGCCTATGCCGGGGCCCGTCGCGCGATGGCCGCCCAGGCCGGGACCATCCTCGCGGCGATCCACTCGATGCCGGTCGCCGAGCTTCCCTTTCTGCAGCGGCTCTCGCCCGCGCGGGAGCTCGAGGTGTACGCCGGCCTGCTGGCGCGAACGGGCTTCAGCCATCCGGCGCTCGAGTACGCGGTGCAATGGGTGCGCAAGAACCTGCCGGTCGATTGGCCCGACACACTCGTGCATTCCGACTTTCGCACGGGCAACCTAATCGTCGGCACCGAAGGCATCCGCTGCGTGCTCGACTGGGAGATTGCCCGGGTCGGCGACCCGATGCAGGACCTGGGCGTGCTGTGCATGCGCACCTGGCGCTTCGGCGGCGCGGGCGAGGCGGGCGGTTTCGGGGCGCGCGAAGACCTGTACGCGGCCTACGAGCGCGCGAGCGGCAGGCCGGTGGACCCGCTGCGCGTGCGCTTCTGGGAGGCCTTTTCCAACCTCAAGTGGGCCATCGGCTGCGTGCGGCGCGGGCTTTCGGTGCGAGCCGACGGCAGCCCCGCAAGCCTGGAACTGTGCGCGGTCGGCCGGCGCATGGAAGAGCCGCTGTGGGACTTCTTCCAACTCATCGAGGCCTGA
- a CDS encoding acyl-CoA dehydrogenase family protein, with amino-acid sequence MSQSPWMTPELENFRANVRRFYDKELVPNEERWGRQQHVDREVWRKAGAAGLLCVGISEEYGGGGGNFMHEAILFYEQTLAIVPGLGNGVHTGIVAHYLENFGTEAQKQQWLPRMASGDLVGALAISEPGAGSDVQAIQTRAVRQDDHYVVNGAKTFISNGQLADLVCVVVKTDPSAGSRGISLLMVETAKVQGFRRGRVLDKIGMHAQDTSELFFDDMRVPCANLLGPEEGQGFRQLMKELPRERVVTAMSAQGSMDRAIAETLAYARQRKLFGDTLFDFQNTRFKLAECQTKATVSRAFIDRCIDQLARGELDATTAAMAKWWCTQTCGEIVDECLQLHGGYGYMTEYPIARIYQNVRIGRILAGSNEVMKELVARDMRRASE; translated from the coding sequence ATGAGCCAATCACCCTGGATGACCCCGGAACTCGAAAACTTCCGCGCCAACGTACGGCGCTTCTACGACAAGGAACTGGTGCCTAACGAAGAGCGCTGGGGCCGCCAGCAGCATGTGGACCGCGAGGTCTGGCGCAAGGCCGGCGCTGCCGGCCTGCTTTGCGTGGGCATCTCGGAGGAATATGGCGGCGGCGGCGGCAACTTCATGCACGAGGCCATCCTGTTCTACGAGCAGACCCTGGCCATCGTGCCCGGCCTGGGCAACGGCGTGCACACCGGCATCGTCGCGCACTACTTGGAGAATTTCGGCACCGAAGCGCAGAAGCAGCAATGGCTGCCGCGCATGGCGAGCGGTGACCTCGTGGGAGCGCTGGCCATCAGCGAGCCCGGCGCGGGCTCCGACGTGCAAGCCATCCAGACCCGCGCGGTGCGCCAGGACGACCACTATGTGGTGAACGGCGCCAAGACCTTCATCAGCAACGGCCAACTGGCCGACCTGGTGTGCGTGGTGGTGAAGACCGACCCCTCTGCGGGCTCGCGCGGCATCTCGCTGCTGATGGTGGAGACTGCGAAGGTCCAGGGCTTTCGCCGCGGCCGTGTGCTCGACAAGATCGGCATGCATGCGCAGGACACCTCGGAGCTGTTCTTCGACGACATGCGCGTTCCCTGCGCCAACCTGCTGGGCCCTGAAGAGGGGCAAGGCTTTCGCCAGCTCATGAAGGAACTGCCGCGCGAGCGCGTGGTGACCGCGATGAGCGCGCAGGGCTCCATGGACCGGGCCATTGCGGAAACGCTGGCCTACGCGCGCCAGCGCAAGCTGTTCGGCGACACGTTGTTCGACTTCCAGAACACCCGCTTCAAGCTTGCCGAATGCCAGACCAAGGCCACCGTGTCGCGCGCCTTCATCGACCGCTGCATCGACCAGCTCGCGCGCGGGGAACTCGACGCCACCACAGCCGCCATGGCCAAGTGGTGGTGCACCCAGACCTGCGGCGAGATCGTCGACGAGTGCCTGCAGCTGCACGGCGGCTACGGCTACATGACCGAGTACCCGATTGCGCGCATCTACCAGAACGTGCGCATCGGCCGCATCCTGGCGGGCAGCAACGAAGTGATGAAGGAACTCGTGGCACGCGACATGCGGCGCGCCTCGGAATGA
- a CDS encoding acyl-CoA dehydrogenase family protein, whose amino-acid sequence MNFTEEQISFRDGVRRMVERHVAPIAAEIDENDRFPEELIPVYGDMGLLQLWVPEEYGGPGANLTMVCIAREEISRVSESCALMAGMNTMFALPIMHFGTEDQKQRFLPLLAEGRTVTAIAISEPDCGSDVGGMRTRAVRDGESYVLSGQKQWCTFGSRADYILVFAKTGERGGADDISPFIVDVKNSKGLTFGRNERKMGMKGTINVPVYLDNVRVPTENRLGEEGKGFRSAMRALDLNRPAIAAASVGLAQGALDAALGYARQRKQFKRAIIEFQGIQFMLADMAMQIEAARCLVYETARLADIGDWSQLPKFASMAKCFASDVAMKVTTDAVQVFGGYGYVKDYPVEKMMRDAKLNQIFEGTNQIQRVVIARELMR is encoded by the coding sequence ATGAACTTCACCGAAGAACAGATTTCATTCCGCGACGGCGTGCGCCGCATGGTCGAGCGCCACGTCGCGCCCATCGCCGCGGAGATCGACGAGAACGACCGTTTTCCCGAGGAGCTGATTCCGGTCTACGGCGACATGGGCCTGCTGCAGCTCTGGGTGCCGGAGGAATACGGCGGCCCGGGCGCGAACCTGACGATGGTGTGCATCGCGCGGGAAGAAATCTCACGAGTTTCGGAGTCGTGCGCACTCATGGCGGGCATGAACACCATGTTCGCGCTGCCGATCATGCACTTCGGCACCGAGGATCAGAAGCAGCGCTTTCTGCCGTTGCTGGCCGAAGGCCGCACCGTGACCGCCATCGCCATCTCGGAGCCCGACTGCGGCAGCGACGTCGGCGGCATGCGCACGCGCGCCGTGCGCGACGGCGAGAGCTACGTGCTCTCCGGGCAGAAGCAGTGGTGCACCTTCGGCAGCCGCGCCGACTACATCCTGGTGTTCGCCAAGACCGGTGAGCGCGGCGGCGCCGACGATATCAGCCCCTTCATCGTGGACGTGAAGAACAGCAAGGGCCTCACCTTCGGCCGCAACGAACGCAAGATGGGAATGAAGGGCACGATCAACGTGCCGGTGTACCTGGACAACGTGCGCGTGCCGACGGAAAACCGCCTGGGCGAGGAAGGCAAGGGCTTCCGCTCGGCCATGCGCGCGCTGGACCTCAATCGCCCCGCCATCGCCGCCGCGTCGGTCGGCCTGGCCCAGGGCGCGCTCGATGCGGCGCTGGGCTACGCCAGACAGCGCAAGCAGTTCAAGCGGGCGATCATCGAGTTCCAGGGCATCCAGTTCATGCTGGCGGACATGGCCATGCAGATCGAGGCCGCGCGCTGCCTGGTGTACGAAACCGCGCGGCTCGCCGACATCGGCGACTGGAGCCAATTGCCCAAGTTCGCGAGCATGGCCAAGTGCTTCGCGAGCGACGTGGCGATGAAGGTGACCACCGACGCGGTGCAGGTCTTCGGCGGCTACGGCTACGTGAAGGACTACCCCGTGGAAAAGATGATGCGCGACGCCAAGCTCAACCAGATCTTCGAGGGCACGAACCAGATCCAGCGCGTGGTGATCGCACGCGAGCTGATGCGTTGA
- a CDS encoding SDR family oxidoreductase, whose translation MNDAFRPRILEGKVAVVAGASGGINLGIAQHLCRAGARVAILSRSAERIEAAARAVSPDPAEAIGFAADVRDYDAVSGVFSRTALRFGPIDIVVSGAAGNFHAPAAQLSSNGFRTVIEIDLIGTFNVLRASFEHLRRPGASLMSITAPGGSHPSMFQSHANSAKAGINMLTKCLAMEWGPGGVRVNAISPGPIAGTEGMARLAATPEREALLKGRLALRDYGSKRDIADVALFLCSDNSRYITGTVIDCDGGSALGDASGDALAPPARAAGKP comes from the coding sequence ATGAACGACGCATTCCGCCCCCGCATCCTCGAGGGCAAGGTCGCGGTGGTTGCCGGTGCGTCCGGCGGCATCAATCTTGGCATCGCGCAGCATCTGTGCCGCGCGGGGGCCAGGGTGGCCATTCTGAGCCGCAGCGCGGAGCGCATTGAGGCGGCTGCGCGCGCTGTCTCGCCCGACCCTGCCGAGGCCATCGGCTTTGCCGCGGACGTGCGCGACTACGACGCCGTGTCGGGCGTCTTCTCCAGGACCGCGTTGCGCTTCGGGCCGATCGACATCGTTGTCTCCGGGGCTGCAGGCAACTTCCACGCGCCGGCTGCGCAGCTGTCGTCGAACGGGTTCCGCACGGTTATCGAAATCGACCTGATCGGCACTTTCAACGTGCTGCGCGCGAGCTTCGAGCACTTGCGCCGGCCCGGCGCTTCCCTCATGTCGATCACCGCGCCGGGCGGTAGCCATCCCTCGATGTTCCAGTCCCATGCCAATTCGGCCAAGGCCGGCATCAACATGCTCACCAAATGCCTGGCCATGGAGTGGGGGCCGGGTGGTGTCAGGGTGAACGCGATCTCGCCGGGGCCCATCGCGGGCACCGAGGGCATGGCGCGACTGGCGGCCACGCCGGAACGCGAAGCGCTCCTCAAGGGCCGGCTCGCGCTGCGCGATTACGGCAGCAAGCGCGACATCGCCGATGTGGCGCTCTTCCTGTGCAGCGACAACTCGCGCTACATCACCGGGACGGTGATCGACTGCGACGGTGGCAGCGCGCTGGGCGATGCCTCGGGCGACGCCTTGGCGCCGCCCGCCCGTGCCGCTGGCAAGCCCTGA